CAAACAACTTTACTAAGCTTGCAGGATACATGGGCTCATTATTCAAAACAATTTCATTGCCGTAATCCATTTCCTGAATATATACACTCCAATCACCTGCAAACCCACTTACCATATTTTCCGTTTCCGTCTGAAGTTTTTTTGTCAGTGCTTTTCTCTCTTCTGCTTCCTTTTTATGCTCTTTCTGACGGACTTTTACAGCGGCTTCTTTTGCTTCTTCTTTGGCAATCTGGGCTTCCTTTTTCGCTTTTTCTTCCTTCGCTTCTGCTCTGGCAGATGTAATGCTGGACACAAAATAAATGCTGAGTCCTATAACGAAAAGGGCAGCAACCATAAGCCCTAATTGCCTTCTTACTGCTCTTTTTCTAAGCAGCCTTCTTCTTTCTTTGGCATCCATATTTATCTATCTTCCTTTTTCCAAATACTTTTTCCCTCTTTTATGGTTTCCAAAACTTGTATTTCTTTTAACATTTTTTTCTCTGTTTTCATTGGATTTCTATCCAGAATAACAAGGTCTGCCCTTTTTCCTTCTTTAACACTTCCCTTTTCTTTTTCTTCAAAGTATGCGTATGCACCGTTTATCGTCACTGCCTGAAGTGCCTCATACACAGTACAGCACTGCTCTTTACCCAACTGATTTCCTGTGCGTGTAATACGATTTACCCCACACCATACAGAATGCAGCATATTCGGCTTTGTAACCGGTGTATCCTGATGAAAAGTCACTTTCATATTTCTTAAAAACGCAGAATGACAAGGACTAATACGTGCGGCTCTTTCTTCGCCTAAATTTTTTCTGTGTACTTCACCCCAGTAATAGACATGTCCCACAAAAATAGACGGAAGAATACCCAGTTCTTTCATTTCCTCTAACTGGTCTTCCCTTGCTGTCTGACAATGAATCATCACCGGACGAAGCTTGTCTTTTTTAGGATTTTTACTATTTTCCAATGCTTTTCTATAAGCGTGGATAAACTGATCTCCTGCTGCATCTCCGTTACAATGTACTAAAATCTGTCTGCTGTCTTCCACTGCTGTTTTCATAAATTTTTCTGTTTCTTTATCAGAAAACCATGGATAAGCACAATACCCTTCACTATTTTCATAAGGTTTTGTCAGCCATGCAGAACGTCCCTGAGGAGAACCATCAAGAACTGCTTTATAGCCTCCCAGCTTTAAATTTCCACAATATTGTTCTGCGTATTCAGGAAATTCTAAAAATAATTCTTGAGCCTTATTTTGTAATAAAGGATATAATACTACATCTAAAATCAGCTCTTTACTTTCATCCATCTGTCGAAGCATTGCAAAAGATTCAGGAGATGCTGCACCGTCTTGCACAGTTATAATTCCGTTTTGCAGATACAACTCCTGCGTTTTTTTCAAACCCGCTTTCAAGTCAAATTTTATTCTGGGGCCTATTGCCTTTTGCAGCAACATCATTGCTGCTTCTTCCAGATAACCATCCGGCTCATTATCTTTATCAAAGCGACCAATTTTACCGCCTTCCGGATCTTTTGTATCCTTTGTAATTCCCGCCAGTGCAAGAGCAGCATCATTGGCACAGCCCATGTGACCGGAAGTATGAGAAATATAAATAGGTATTTCTTTAGAAACCTGATTTAAGTACCTTTTATCCGGCTGCTTCCCCTGAGGTAAGAAATTATGATCATATCCAAATCCAATAATGATACCTGTCTTTTCTATTTTATTCTCCCGCTGATACTCTTTTAAAACAGAAATAATTTCCTCAAAACTCTCACATTGACTTAAATCTGCTGCCTGTGACATTTGAATAGCAGTAGAGATATGGCTATGGGCATCAATAAAAGCGGGCATCAGTGTTTTCCCTTTCAGATTTATCCATTGTGCATCTTCTTTTACAAAAGCCTTTACTTTTTCAAAATCCCCAGCTTTTTTAATTCTGCCGTTTTCCACAAGTACCGCTTCTAAGATTTCCCCTTCTTTTTCCATGGTGAGAATATCTCCGCCATAATAAAATTGCTGCATTACACTACCCCGCTTTCTTTATTTAATTTCTCTCAGATAAACCAAACGCTTCATGAACTGCGTTCATAGCTGCCACTGCATCCTTCTGTGCTACTAAAACGGTAATTCTGATTTCAGAAGTGGCAATCATGTTAATATTTACATCCTGATTATACAAACATTCAAACATCTTTGCCGCAACACCCGGATTAGACATCATACCCGCTCCTACGATAGAAAGCTTTGCAACATCGCAGTTATATTCTACCTTCTCAAAGCCCAGAGCTTCTTTCTTTTCCTCTAAAAGCGCAATGGCTTCATCCAGATTTTCATGGGAAACTGTAAAGGAAATGTCCTTTGTTCCTTCCCTTCCTACGGACTGGATAATAATATCTACGTTAATATTTTTCTTTGCC
The DNA window shown above is from Blautia hansenii DSM 20583 and carries:
- a CDS encoding amidohydrolase, which gives rise to MQQFYYGGDILTMEKEGEILEAVLVENGRIKKAGDFEKVKAFVKEDAQWINLKGKTLMPAFIDAHSHISTAIQMSQAADLSQCESFEEIISVLKEYQRENKIEKTGIIIGFGYDHNFLPQGKQPDKRYLNQVSKEIPIYISHTSGHMGCANDAALALAGITKDTKDPEGGKIGRFDKDNEPDGYLEEAAMMLLQKAIGPRIKFDLKAGLKKTQELYLQNGIITVQDGAASPESFAMLRQMDESKELILDVVLYPLLQNKAQELFLEFPEYAEQYCGNLKLGGYKAVLDGSPQGRSAWLTKPYENSEGYCAYPWFSDKETEKFMKTAVEDSRQILVHCNGDAAGDQFIHAYRKALENSKNPKKDKLRPVMIHCQTAREDQLEEMKELGILPSIFVGHVYYWGEVHRKNLGEERAARISPCHSAFLRNMKVTFHQDTPVTKPNMLHSVWCGVNRITRTGNQLGKEQCCTVYEALQAVTINGAYAYFEEKEKGSVKEGKRADLVILDRNPMKTEKKMLKEIQVLETIKEGKSIWKKEDR